Genomic DNA from Lutibacter sp. A80:
CTCGATTGTATTCTAAAAGTTTGGCTCTATTTTGATATTATATTTTGTTAAAAGTCCAACTACCGTTTCTAAAGTAAATTTAGCTCCTTTAATTTGGTTATTTTCTGGGTCAATTGAAAAGTTGTAAGAACTTCTAAAATCAGCATTTTGCAAGTTTGTGTTTTTGAATATTGCATTTTGTAAGTCACAATCATCAAAAACGGATAAACTTAAATCACACTCCGTAAAATCAACTTCCTGAAGTTTGGTTTTCTGAAATGAAAATTTTGAAAGTTTCCGTTTAAAAAATGACGAATGATTTAATTGGCATTTGTCAACTTTTATTAAAAATCCAAAGTCGTTACATTTATCGAATTGCAAACCTAACATTTTACAATCTTTAAAAAGTACATTTTGAAATCCTGTTTGTAAAATATGAGCTGAACTTAAATTACAGTCATAAAATTCGCAGTCTATAAACCTAATTTTCGACAAATCAGAATTCGAGAAATTACAATTTAAAAAAGTACATAATTCATATTCGCCTTTTTCAAGTCCATTTTCCGAAAAGTCCTTCTTTTTAAATGTTTTTTCTTCTATAAACTGTTCATTCATT
This window encodes:
- a CDS encoding pentapeptide repeat-containing protein, which codes for MNEQFIEEKTFKKKDFSENGLEKGEYELCTFLNCNFSNSDLSKIRFIDCEFYDCNLSSAHILQTGFQNVLFKDCKMLGLQFDKCNDFGFLIKVDKCQLNHSSFFKRKLSKFSFQKTKLQEVDFTECDLSLSVFDDCDLQNAIFKNTNLQNADFRSSYNFSIDPENNQIKGAKFTLETVVGLLTKYNIKIEPNF